The following proteins are encoded in a genomic region of Canis lupus familiaris isolate Mischka breed German Shepherd chromosome 6, alternate assembly UU_Cfam_GSD_1.0, whole genome shotgun sequence:
- the NAA60 gene encoding N-alpha-acetyltransferase 60 isoform X2, whose product MTEVVPSSALSEVSLRLLCHDDIDTVKHLCGDWFPIEYPDSWYRDITSNKKFFSLAATYRGAIVGMIVAEIKSRTKIHKEDGDILASTFSVDTQVAYILSLGVVKEFRKHGIGSLLLESLKDHISTTAQDHCKAIYLHVLTTNNTAINFYENRDFKQHHYLPYYYSIRGVLKDGFTYVLYINGGHPPWTILYPLLFKVEASLADKAFQHPTKA is encoded by the exons ATGACAGAGGTGGTGCCGTCCAGCGCCCTCAGTGAGGTCAGCCTGCGCCTCCTCTGCCACGATGACATAGACACCGTGAAGCATCTCTGCGGCGACTGGTTCCCCATCGA GTACCCAGACTCATGGTATCGTGATATCACCTCCAACAAGAAGTTCTTTTCCCTCGCCGCGACCTACAGGGGCGCCATCGTGGGAATGATAGTAGCTGAAATAAAAAGTAGGACCAAGATACATAAGGAA GACGGGGATATTCTAGCCTCCACCTTCTCTGTTGACACACAGGTTGCATACATTCTAAGTCTGGGAGTAGTGAAGGAGTTCAGGAAGCACGGCATAG GTTCCCTTTTACTTGAGAGTTTAAAGGATCACATATCAACCACCGCCCAGGACCACTGCAAAGCCATCTACCTGCATGTCCTCACCACCAACAACACAGCAATAAACTTCTACGAAAACAGAGACTTTAAGCAACATCATTATCTCCCCTATTACTACTCCATCCGAGGGGTCCTCAAAGATGGCTTCACCTATGTCCTCTACATCAACGGCGGCCACCCTCCCTGGACAATCCTATATCCTTTACTTTTCAAGG TGGAGGCCTCTCTGGCTGACAAGGCTTTCCAGCACCCCACAAAGGCTTAG
- the NAA60 gene encoding N-alpha-acetyltransferase 60 isoform X1 codes for MTEVVPSSALSEVSLRLLCHDDIDTVKHLCGDWFPIEYPDSWYRDITSNKKFFSLAATYRGAIVGMIVAEIKSRTKIHKEDGDILASTFSVDTQVAYILSLGVVKEFRKHGIGSLLLESLKDHISTTAQDHCKAIYLHVLTTNNTAINFYENRDFKQHHYLPYYYSIRGVLKDGFTYVLYINGGHPPWTILDYIQHLGSALANLSPCSIPHRIYRQAHSLLCSFLPWSSISTKGGIEYSRTM; via the exons ATGACAGAGGTGGTGCCGTCCAGCGCCCTCAGTGAGGTCAGCCTGCGCCTCCTCTGCCACGATGACATAGACACCGTGAAGCATCTCTGCGGCGACTGGTTCCCCATCGA GTACCCAGACTCATGGTATCGTGATATCACCTCCAACAAGAAGTTCTTTTCCCTCGCCGCGACCTACAGGGGCGCCATCGTGGGAATGATAGTAGCTGAAATAAAAAGTAGGACCAAGATACATAAGGAA GACGGGGATATTCTAGCCTCCACCTTCTCTGTTGACACACAGGTTGCATACATTCTAAGTCTGGGAGTAGTGAAGGAGTTCAGGAAGCACGGCATAG GTTCCCTTTTACTTGAGAGTTTAAAGGATCACATATCAACCACCGCCCAGGACCACTGCAAAGCCATCTACCTGCATGTCCTCACCACCAACAACACAGCAATAAACTTCTACGAAAACAGAGACTTTAAGCAACATCATTATCTCCCCTATTACTACTCCATCCGAGGGGTCCTCAAAGATGGCTTCACCTATGTCCTCTACATCAACGGCGGCCACCCTCCCTGGACAATCCT GGACTACATTCAGCACCTGGGCTCCGCACTAGCAAACCTGAGCCCTTGCTCCATCCCGCATAGGATCTACCGCCAGGCCCACAGCCTGCTCTGCAGCTTCCTGCCGTGGTCCAGCATCTCCACCAAGGGTGGCATCGAGTACAGCCGGACCATGTGA